Below is a window of Strix uralensis isolate ZFMK-TIS-50842 chromosome 8, bStrUra1, whole genome shotgun sequence DNA.
GCCTGCTATAGCTGATCTCTGATGCAGCAATCCCTCCCAGTCTGGTGCTCCCAAGTTATCTCCTGTGGCAGTTAAAGGCACAGGTGAGTATTTGTCCTGCTGACAAAGAGGAATAGGCACATTAGTGTGCTATGTCACCGTGGTAGCATCCTCACGAAACACCTGGACACCATGTTCCTCTCTGAACCCAGCGGTGCTGCGGCAGGGTCTCTCTGCCTCTCCAGGGTCCCTGACAGCACTGCGCTGCGTCAGCATCTCCTGGGGTGGTCACTGCCCGCCGGGCACCTCTGCCACTGCCCTCTCAAACAGCAGTTTGGGGACTGTTTGAGAGGGGCATAATGGATTTTAGCTTGAAAGAAACCACCTTATCTTCCTCACAGACTTTATATATCTTCCCTCCTGCTGTCCACCGAGGTGAAGAATTTTCTGCCAAGGTTCTGGAGGGGGGTATCTCTTTCTTCCTTCAAGAAAGCAAACCACACAGACCTTTTGACTTTCTGTGGGAGACCCCTGCGCTGCCAGGTTCACTGGTACCTCAACTACCACCACAGGGGTGCACAAGAGAGGAACGTGGAGATGTTTTGTTCCTGCCCCCAACCCAAAAGCACCAAGGGCAAGCCCCTTGCCTGAGGGACACTGGCCACCACAGCACCTCCACCACAGAGCTGCCAGgggcctgtccccagccccataaCCCTTCAACCTCGACTGGGAGGTCCCCTCTGCCTCAGGCCCcgtccccagccccacacccccctcaACCCCTGCCTCAGGCACTGTCCCCCAGCTCATGACCCGTCCCCAGCCCTGGCCGTGGGTCTAACCTTGCCTCGGGCCCCGTCCCAGCCCTGGCCGGGGGTCTGACCCTGCTTCactccccctcccagccctggccggggctccccccggccccccgctgCCCCACGGCGGGGGACACCCCACGGCGGGTCcagggggccgggcgggggccggcgtCGGCGGCTATGAGGGGAGAGCGGGGCCCGCCGCGGGCAGCCAATCGGCGCCCTCAGCGCCTGGTCCGATCTCCCCGGAGCTCTCCTATTGGCCGCTGCCCTCCCCTCGCCTCACGGCGGAGAACGGCGGCGGCCAATGGGGCGCGGGCGCGcggagggaggggcggggccgggaggcGAGCGCGCGAGCGGCGGGCGCGGCATGGCGGGGTCCCGGCGGCCGTGAGGGAGCGCGTGCGGGCGGCGGTCGCCATGTCGCCGGTGTGGTCGCTGGGCGCggggttgctgctgctgctgctgtgggtgcGGCACCGGGGGCTGGAGGCCGTGCTGGTGCATCACCGCTGGGTCTTcgtctgcctcttcctcctcccgctCTCCATCCTCTTCGACGTTTACTACCAGCTGCGCGCCTGGGCCGTCTGGCGCCTCCACAGCGCCCCGCGGCAGCATGGACAGCGCGTCCGCCACATCCAGGCGCAGGTGAGGCCCGGCCGGacccccgctcccccgcccggGCCCGGGGGGCGGCTCCGCGGGAGGAGAGCTCGCTCCCCGGCCCGCTCCTCGCCAGCTGCCCCGCACACCGGCGCTGCCCGGGGCCTGGCGGCGAGGcgctccccgcccccctcccAGAGCCGGGTCAAAATCCAGCCTTGAACCCGGTTGCGGCAGCCGAAGTGGGAAAAAGCAAACGAATAAAAGGCAGCGGGTGTTTCTGCCTctgtgggttggttgttttttttttttttttcccgtctGAAACTCCTCTCAAAGTTGTGGCGTCAACAGCCGGCAAAGTCCGGCTGCGGCTGTCCGGCTGCAGTCACTGCAGCATCGTTAGAGATGGGCTGTGAATCCCTCTGGACACTCACACGGCTTTGGCACGTACGTGTGTGCGCGTGtgtaacatgaaaaatgtttgtcTTTGAACGGTTGGCTTAGTACCGTGCTTTAATACAGCTTACATCCAGCCTCTCGGCGTTGTTAGTTCCAAGAGATGATTGAAAGGGAGTCGAAACTTTTCTTCCACCCGGAAATGCAGATGTCTTTAATGCTTCTGTGCTCTCTAGTATTTATGGTAATTCTGTCACGTCTGCTTCTGTtctcttccttgtctctcatgtTCATTGCAGATACAGATGGATATTAAGGTGCACAGAGTTACTCTCTGAGGCTttgaggttgggttttttatCACCAGCTGTAGTAGCAGTTGAGCTTTGAAGAAAATGCTACAGTTGATGTTTGTTCTCCAAATCTTAACCACTGTGTGGCTTTGCAAAATTCGTGGGTCATGTGTATGGCTTACACATTTTCCTTCTcaacttttctctctttgcctgtttgttttcagGCTCAGACCTTTTTTTGTTGTGTTCAGGAGGAGGCATTGTTTAATTAACCTTCATGGAACTGACATTATTTATGACAGTGATAATACTTCCCTTCAAGTATAGGTTTTGctgtagatttttaaaactttcattcTAGTTTTCGGAATCCCATCTCCATAAAACCCAAAAGCTACAGGGTATTAGGAATGTTTCTTCTACATAACTAGACCCCTCTGGTGGTATTTTATTTAGATGTTCAGAGGTCTGCGGAGAGACTTCCAAAGCATTGCTGCTCAACGTAGAGACATCCAGGCTTTGTTACTTGCAGGTAACATGCGTGTAGAGGAGTAACAatatttctgaatgctttttcACAGCGAGGGAAAAATGTTTGTGGTGTACATTGCTGACGACGTGTATGCCTTACAGCGCCAGTTCAGTTGTTACCTCTTGCAGGTTCGGGAATGGAAAAATGAAGGCAGCAAAAGATACATGTGCACTGGCCGGCCTGGCTGGCTGACTGTATCACTTCGTGTTGGGAAGTATAAGAAGATTCATAAGAACATCATGATCAACTTAATGGATGTTCTGGAAGTGGACAGTGAAAGACAGGTAACAAATTCATCACAAAGCTTTCATAATAATGAAGATTCAGctttttttactgcatttgtaGCTGAAGAGGAGATTAGATTCCATAAAGAACAAAGGATTTTTGTAGCAGTAGACCCACCAAATTTCAGGTTTCACAATGAGTGCTTGGATCATGCTATCCAAAAAAACAGCATATGGAATTGCTTAGCTTTTATGTGCTGAAGTCTAAAAGACCAGATTGATTTATGGTTTTGGGGACTGAGCAACAAGATGTTGAGGCAGAGGAGGAATCACTAAACAGTTTCAACTATTTTTAGTAGTGCTTTTAGGGAAAGTAAGTCTCTGAGTTCTGATAACAGATGGAGTACAATCCAGTTATCTGTATTTTGTCATCGTTAATGCTAAACGCTTAATTTATGTTTGGTGGGGggaattgggtttttttgctttttagattGTTCGTGTGGAACCTTTGGTGACCATGGGCCAGTTGACTGCACACTTGAATCCCATGGGCTGGACTATCCCTGTGGTACCAGAGCTTGATGATCTTACAGTAGGTAAGGGTCGTTGTGATGACAAGAGACTTACAGATTTTGCTGCGTTTTCATTAGCTTTTTATGCAGTAACatatcacattattttaaaggctCCAGAAATACTCTGTTGAACCTTATATTCTGTTCTGGTATTTATaagcacttcctttttttttttttttaaatagtcttaaAAGCCATTCCCAGAGCTTAGAAGTGGGGTTTTGTTCTCATAAACCATCTTTCTTTTGGAGTGGGTTTCATTTGATTCGTTACATTCTCTCTTGCTAAGGTGGCCTGATCATGGGAACTGGCATTGAGTCTTCATCCCATATATATGGACTTTTTCAACATACCTGTGTGGCCTATGAACTTGTTCTTGCCGATGGAAGCCTTGTGAGATGTTCACCAGTAAgacaaaatgttattttgctATCATTTACAATGTCGTTGACAGTTATCAGTGTGGATATATGATTTAGTATGACATACTTTTTGCAGACTGAAAATTCAGACCTATTTTATGCAGTGCCTTGGTCTTGTGGTACTCTGGGTTTCCTGGttgcagcagaaataaaaatgattccTGCCAAGAAATATGTCAAAATACATTACGAGCCTGTGAGAGGACTGCAGAAGATTTGTGAAAAGTTTACTGAAGAATCTAAGAAGAAGGAGAACAGTTTTGTGGAAGGACTTGTGTATTCTTTGGAAGAAGCAGTCATCATGACAGGAGTCTTGACTGATGAAGCTGAGCAGAGCAAGGTAACTAAAGGGAAGTTactcacaaggaaaaaaataccccCAAAGTTTAACAGAAGCTGTACTGTATGCCAGTATAAAACCAGACTCGTTATAGATCGGAACAATCTCTTAACGTGGGATTAGAAGTTAGATCTGTGCCTCAGAATATTTGAAGTTACAGCTCTTTGCTACTACAGCAGAGTCTGTGCTCTAAATCCCTTCAGTTGATAAGAAATAACCCACTGATTCCATTATTCTAGCAAATAGTTTAGCCTTTTCGTTGCAGTACCTAGGGAAGAAGAGAAGTATCTTTTCTCATATAGTGTTTTAAATGGCAGTTTTTCAGAGGAACTTTTCCCAGCAAGCTTTTAATACCATTAATATTGGTAAAACACACCAGGGACGTTTACAGGAGGGACCTGCTAACTGTTCACTGCAACCCTCAACCTGGATGTTTCTCCTCTGCACTAGCAAGACTTTGGATTAAGGATAGGTTGAGAGATCGGTATTTTAGGCACCAGTTCTGTCACAATCATGGTCTCTTAATTAGCTTGTAACAGGCAAGCCTTGTTTAAATTAAACCTTAATGGCAAGAAAGGTAAGAAGGAGCCATGCATGTGGAGAAGTGAAGGCTCCCTAGATCTCTTGTGACAGTCTCATTCAAACTGTCACAGAGGGTGTAACATTGATTCTTCACAGTAAAGGAATTTGGGGACGTACTTAATGTTGTTTAGTAAGGTGTAACTGTTAACCTGCGTTGGTGTTTGCTAATGAACGCATGTTTTCTTGTAGATAAACAGGATTGGCAACTACTACAAGCCGTGGTTCTTTAAGCATGTGGAGAAGTATTTGAAAGCTGACAGGACTGGAATAGAATACATTCCCTCAAGACATTACTACCATAGACATACACGCAGCATTTTCTGGGAGCTCCAAGTAAGGGCAGTTCCAAAATTAGAATAACATCTGCAGGAGGGTACTCTGCTCTTTCTCACTGTAGGTGCAATGTACCTTCTTCCGTTTGGCAACAGTTTTGTCTTTCATGGCAGAAAAAACCAGTGAAGTTCATGGCAAATCTAAAAGTCCTGCATTTGGGCAAAACAAATCCAAAGGCACTTCTTTGTATGTAAGGCGCTATATCATAACCTCCTAATTTCTGTTTTAGTGCTTTTCTGAATTTAGTCCATAAGTACATATTTCACTGTTAAGCTTTCATACCTACAAAGTGACTTTCAAAGACAGATGATGAAAAAAACATGAATGTGAAATTACAGCTGAAAATTTGCCCTGCCTAAACTCAGCATAGTAATTATACAGTTAGGTCATTACTGTGAGTTTCATAACTGTATTTGTTGTGATATGCATTTACGCAAAACTTTATCTGGCGTTCTGAAAGATTCCCATTGCTACATTTTGAATCTCTGGAGTAAGATACCGGATCCTTTCAGCTCCCAGAGAAATTAAACGGGAGGTGGCTGTGCAGGAAGTACTTAAAACTTTACGGCCTTAAAATTCTTGTCAGAGCTGATCTTGTATATGTTCATTCTTGCAAGAGTTCTGTAAGTTTAGCTTCTTATGCACTTCTTCCTTAGCTGTTTTAAGATAATAACCTGCTGTTCTCTGAACTTTGTTCTCTGAAAGTATTTGGGATGGAGTATGTTGTGATTCATATGACTGAAAATGGATCGTTGTAACGAGAGGAGGCTTAGGGCAGGGCTGTGTAGCTAAGTTCGGTCCAGGCCTCTCTTATTGGTTCATACTTGTGTTATAGTAGTTTAGCAAAAGTATCAGCCATTAAATTTAT
It encodes the following:
- the DHCR24 gene encoding delta(24)-sterol reductase, which encodes MSPVWSLGAGLLLLLLWVRHRGLEAVLVHHRWVFVCLFLLPLSILFDVYYQLRAWAVWRLHSAPRQHGQRVRHIQAQVREWKNEGSKRYMCTGRPGWLTVSLRVGKYKKIHKNIMINLMDVLEVDSERQIVRVEPLVTMGQLTAHLNPMGWTIPVVPELDDLTVGGLIMGTGIESSSHIYGLFQHTCVAYELVLADGSLVRCSPTENSDLFYAVPWSCGTLGFLVAAEIKMIPAKKYVKIHYEPVRGLQKICEKFTEESKKKENSFVEGLVYSLEEAVIMTGVLTDEAEQSKINRIGNYYKPWFFKHVEKYLKADRTGIEYIPSRHYYHRHTRSIFWELQDIIPFGNNPVFRYLFGWMVPPKISLLKLTQGEAIRKLYEQHHVVQDMLVPMKSLEKSIQTFHVDLNVYPLWLCPFILPNNPGMVHPKGDEAELYVDIGAYGEPKRKQFEARASMRQMEKFVRSVHGFQMLYADCYMTREEFWDMFDGSLYHKLREQMNCKDAFPEVYDKICKAARH